A window of Juglans regia cultivar Chandler chromosome 7, Walnut 2.0, whole genome shotgun sequence contains these coding sequences:
- the LOC109010500 gene encoding NDR1/HIN1-like protein 10, whose product MSTGRCVCKFALLLLFLTALASLLFWLIFLPREVKFHVTEASLTQFDFTTANNTLNFNLTLKINLRNSNQRVGVFYERIDAIAYYNKKKWFCTVGLTPFYQGHKNSSILRPVFQGHQFLLLGARDLSKLDSEKSSGIYSITINLSVQIRVRYGKIKTISYEPRKIKCSLKVPLITNGTTAQEFMLTECNQVNFF is encoded by the coding sequence ATGAGTACTGGTAGGTGCGTGTGTAAATTTGCCTTGTTGCTCCTCTTCCTCACCGCCCTTGCGTCTTTGCTCTTCTGGCTCATCTTCCTTCCGAGGGAGGTGAAGTTCCACGTGACCGAGGCCTCACTCACACAGTTCGATTTCACCACCGCCAACAACACTCTTAACTTCAACCTCACACTCAAAATCAATCTCAGGAACTCCAACCAAAGGGTCGGTGTCTTCTACGAGCGGATCGATGCCATTGCTtattacaacaaaaagaaatggttcTGTACGGTGGGTTTGACGCCCTTTTACCAAGGACACAAGAATTCGAGTATTTTGAGACCGGTTTTTCAAGGGCACCAATTCTTATTACTTGGGGCTCGCGACCTTTCAAAGCTAGATTCTGAAAAGAGTTCTGGTATATACAGTATTACCATAAATCTCTCTGTTCAGATAAGGGTTAGATACGGTAAAATCAAGACGATTTCGTACGAGCCTCGTAAGATCAAATGTTCCTTGAAGGTGCCTCTGATCACTAATGGAACAACTGCTCAAGAATTTATGTTAACTGAGTGCAACCAAGTGAATTTCTTCTAA
- the LOC109010481 gene encoding probable aspartic proteinase GIP2 gives MTTMPNSSFHCLLFCSLLLFIFPSIAQTLTFRPKALVLPVSKDPSSLQYLAKLNQRTPLVPVKLTLDLGGQFLWVDCDQGYVSSTYNPARCRSAQCSLAKASSCGECFSAPKPGCNNNTCGLFPDNTVTRTATSGELAQDVVSIQSTDGSNPSRVVSVPKFLFTCGATFLLEGLTSGVKGMAGLGRTRISLPSQFSAAFSFYRKFAICLSSSTRANGVVFFGKGPYVLLPNMDVSESLIYTPLILNPVSTASVYSQGDSSAEYFIGVKSIKIKEKRVPLNSSLLSINREGFGGTKISTVNPFTVLETTIYNAVINAFVKELPNVPRVASVAPFGACFNSKNIGSTRVGPAVPQIDFVLQSQTVYWRIFGANSMVQVSDDVLCLGFVDGGSNPRTSIVIGGHQLEDNLLQFDLATSRLGFSSSLLFRQTTCANFNFTSNA, from the coding sequence ATGACTACTATGCCTAATTCCTCGTTTCATTGTCTTCTCTTTTGTTCCCTGCTGCTTTTCATCTTCCCCTCCATAGCTCAAACATTAACCTTTCGTCCCAAAGCTCTTGTTCTTCCAGTCTCCAAGGATCCCTCATCCCTCCAATACCTTGCCAAACTCAACCAAAGGACCCCTCTCGTCCCAGTCAAACTAACCCTTGACCTTGGCGGCCAATTCCTTTGGGTAGACTGTGATCAGGGCTATGTTTCATCTACCTACAACCCTGCCCGGTGCCGCTCAGCCCAGTGCTCACTTGCTAAGGCTAGCAGTTGTGGAGAGTGCTTCTCTGCCCCAAAGCCCGGCTGCAACAATAATACATGCGGTCTCTTCCCAGATAACACCGTGACACGGACCGCCACCAGCGGTGAGCTCGCCCAGGATGTTGTTTCCATACAATCCACTGACGGGTCTAATCCCAGTAGAGTGGTGTCAGTGCCTAAGTTTCTCTTCACTTGCGGCGCAACGTTTCTCCTTGAGGGCCTTACTAGTGGTGTTAAGGGTATGGCTGGCCTGGGAAGGACTAGAATTTCGCTTCCATCTCAATTTTCTGCAGCTTTCAGCTTTTATAGAAAGTTTGCCATTTGCTTGAGTTCTTCGACGAGAGCTAATGGTGTTGTATTCTTCGGTAAAGGTCCATATGTTTTGCTTCCAAATATGGATGTCTCTGAGTCGCTTATCTATACCCCTCTGATCCTCAACCCCGTTAGTACAGCCTCAGTTTACTCACAGGGCGACTCTTCAGCCGAATACTTCATTGGCGTAAAGTCTATCAAAATCAAGGAGAAACGTGTGCCATTAAATTCGTCGTTGTTGTCCATCAACAGAGAAGGCTTTGGAGGAACGAAAATCAGCACTGTAAACCCTTTTACCGTGTTGGAGACCACAATCTACAACGCTGTAATCAATGCTTTCGTCAAAGAACTTCCGAATGTCCCCAGAGTGGCATCGGTGGCACCCTTCGGGGCATGctttaactcaaaaaatatcgGCAGCACACGCGTCGGCCCGGCTGTGCCTCAGATCGATTTTGTTCTGCAAAGTCAGACTGTGTACTGGAGGATATTCGGCGCAAACTCCATGGTGCAAGTCAGCGACGATGTGCTGTGTCTGGGGTTCGTGGATGGAGGCTCAAACCCAAGGACATCTATTGTGATTGGAGGGCATCAACTGGAGGACAATCTTCTGCAGTTTGATTTAGCTACATCGAGGCTTGGCTTCAGCTCCTCGCTATTGTTCAGGCAGACAACTTGCGCCAACTTCAACTTTACCTCTAATGCTTGA